One region of Methanobrevibacter sp. genomic DNA includes:
- a CDS encoding DUF2283 domain-containing protein, with protein MNEKNSYEVEYMYDESADILGIKATRDFTYHETIELDAGLLLDFDEDNVPTALEIHDASKRLDVPKNSLNELIFFHMKVIVDAKSISINALFGVLIHNKENKQELESFTSNNYNIPNMVADLVSA; from the coding sequence ATGAATGAAAAAAACTCATATGAAGTAGAATACATGTATGATGAATCAGCAGACATACTTGGAATTAAAGCAACCCGAGATTTCACATATCATGAAACAATAGAATTGGATGCCGGATTGCTGCTTGATTTTGATGAAGACAATGTGCCCACAGCTCTTGAAATACATGATGCATCAAAAAGATTAGATGTTCCAAAAAACAGCCTGAACGAATTAATCTTTTTTCACATGAAAGTTATTGTAGATGCAAAATCCATCAGCATCAATGCCCTATTTGGCGTTTTAATCCATAATAAAGAAAACAAGCAAGAATTGGAATCATTTACCAGCAATAACTACAACATTCCAAACATGGTGGCAGATTTAGTTTCTGCATAA